caattttaagacaaaaaaaaaaaagaaaatttcaattttattttttattttttattctaaaaaacaAAAATCCCCAAACATAGCGTCGAAATTGTTGTAGGTGGAGCTAAATCTTATTTTTTCTGGCGAGGTTGCAGCTGCAGGTGTGGTTTGATCCGAGAAGCTGgtaaaatctaaaattgaaattcaaatcGAAATCGGAGAAATGGGAGAGACAGCTTCTGCGGCTGCGTCCACCGTCGACGACGATTTGCTTCTCAAGAACTTCTTCGCCGAAGTCAGCGAAGCCGAGAGGGACAACGAAGTCGCTAGGTATTAGGTTTTTTTTTGGGGCACTACTTCAATTTTGATTTTAACTGGATGTTTCTTCAATTTGATGTTTCTTACTATGCTCAACAACAATTTTTCtacaaaagattttttttttttaatttgttattggtTTAAAGTATGTATGCTGATCAACATTGTTGTTGTATTTGCAGGATTCTCTCTTGTTTTAAGTTGAATCCGTTTGAGTATCTAAAGCTTCCATTTGATTCATCACCTGATGATGTGAAAAAGCAGTACCGCAAGGTAACTTCATGGTTGGTTTAACTAACTAATTTGTTCTTGGCCTTGTTACAACTTACACTTGCTAATCCTTTTTTGTAGTTGTCTTTGATGGTTCACCCTGATAAATGTAAGCATCCACAAGCAAAGGAGGCTTTTGGAGGTATATGAAATTAATGCTTTTATCTTTCCTCTCTATTAAGCTTATTCTTGTTATCTTGCATGGAATTCTGCAATGTTATGATGTAAAATAGCATGTTATTGCTGTAGGATACTCAGAATTCAGAGTTGTACATCAATTAGCATGTTATTCTGTAGGCGCAGCTAGAGAAGTTCATATGAAAGTTTTTAATTGTTCTTAATGCTTGTTGTGCTATTTAATTGTCTGCAGCCCTAGCAAAAGCCCAACAATTATTACTAGACCAAAATGAAAGAGATTACCTTCTTAGCCAGGTCAATTCAGCTAAAGGTTAGTATAGTTGTCTTTTTACTTATTATATAGTTCTTACCTGAAAATTCTTTCCATTAAGGGGTTTTATTCTGCCTCCTTTGTgggttggttttttttttttaggattctctgtttctttgaaattttagcACTTCAGCTGTGATTATTGATTGATTCTTAGCTGAGTACTCTTAATTTTTACTGGTCATTTGTCTGCATTCCTCCACTTGTTTGTTATTGTGTGCAATATTCTCTTCATTGCATGTGTCATTTAATTGTTCATCTTTTAGTTTCTCATTTTTTTGGTCCTCAAATCTCTGAAAGAATTGCCTCTCATTTTTCCCCCATTGATATGGACTGCAGAAGAACTTAGAGCAAAGAGGAAGAAGCAGTTGAAGAAGGATACAGCTTCGAAAATTAAGTCTTTGGTTGAAGAGGTATGTTTACTGTTTTATTAGAGTTATATACAAATCTGTGATCTGTATTATGCATCTAGAACCTAGAATTTTAGAATACCCTCTTGTTGTGAGGCACTGAGGCtttctttttgttcttcatctgtCTAGCCCCTGCTCGTGTTCTAATCTCTTATAATTAGTATGCTATCAATactaaacaaaaaatatactggTTGCCTTTCTTTTCCCCCCAAAAGACCTATCATATTTTGTTCTCTCTTGTGCTTATCAGGGAAAATATGATAAACAATATGAACAGTCAGAGGAGTTCCAGAAAGAGCTCAAAATCAAGGTTCGTGAACTATTAACTGAACAAGAATGGAGGAGAAGAAAAATGCAAATGAGGGTATGCTCTAACTACTTGTCATTATCCTTAAGATGCTGTTTATGTAGGAAAATTTAGCCCGAAAGTAATTATATGcataaaaggcattcttgttTCTTACCTTGTATTTTCTTCAATATTATGTAGATATCAGAGGAGGAAGGCAGATTAAAAAAGGatgaagaggaacaaaaagagatgTGGAAAAGGAAGCGTGAACATGAAGAAGAGTGGGAAGGAACAAGAGAACAGAGGGTTAGTTTTCTATGATTTTGTCTAACTTTCATTATACATCCAACTGCAATTTGTTTTATTATCTTCCATAAAACATAATCTTTGTCTCACTTTTCTTAACTTTCCCTATGAAATGTACAATAATACGTGTTATGTATATTGTTCCTGATTATGGCCGAAACCCCAATATGTTTTTTGGGTCCACATGTACTTCCCTTCTGTCTGTAATAAAGTTGAGTAGCAGTGTGATAGTAGTATATAAGTGGATATTAAAGTAACAAGATAAAACATTATTAAGAAAATAATGAAGGTAAGGCTGGCATAAAGCTGTCCATCCTTAGACCCCAAAACGGTGGAAGCCAGCCTTGGTCTTGTGGCCACCATTTTTCAGTTCTTGTTGCATGTTAGTTGTTCATGAGTCTATCAATCACACCCCTAGAGCCTTGTTTGTTCATATGGATGCATTCTCCTCTACCTCACCCAATCATTGCCAAATGGCAATTATGAAACTTACTTCGCATTTCTATTTATTTCATTTAGTACCATCAGTTCTTTATTTAACTTGTTTCTGAATTCGGAAACAatacttttctattgttttttaaTTAATGCTCTTTTGGATTGTCAGTAACAACTTTCTGTTCAGATGGCTGTACAAGTTGTTAATATGGGTTCATTGGTTGCAATGAATTTATAGATTATATAGTCAAAGAAACCATCATGCACGCCacttagttttgacagtgttgaTGATTCGTATTGTACAGGAACTTGAAATTTAGTCTAATTAAAATATCAATGCAGTTTTTTTCTTATTGCTTTTCTTCAGAAAAAGATTTAACATTGTACAAAATGTGGATAACGTTACTACAATGGATTTATTATCAGGTGTCCAGTTGGAGAGATTTCATGAAAGGTGGAAAGAAGGTGAGATATGCTGCTTGCTGTTTTTTGTATAAGCTGTTGTTCCATTTGACACGCGGagcaaaaaaaatgataaattccTTGACTAATATTTTGTTGTGTGTATGTATGTGCAGAATAAGAAAGGAGAACTTAGGCCCCCTAAGCTTAAGACGGAAGATCCAAACAAATCCTACGTTCAGAGGCCTGTCAAAAGAGGTTAGACTGTGTTTGGAGGCATTTCATACGCAATCAATCTAACAAAGAAGTCCCTGAGAAGAGAGCACTCATTTATGCTGGCTATTCCTTTGTCTGTCAATTTGATGGATACTTGTTAGCATGTTTATCAGTGGGGTCACGAGATGCATCTAGATGGGATGTTACACAAGAACTCGTACATAGGGATTTTAACTAGTGTGTCATTATTAAGTCTTCGTTAGAAATTATGTAACTTGCTGGTTCCGGCCTATTGAAAATAGGATTATATTTACTTTGCGTCTCCAGTGAGTCATATTTGAGAATTTCTTTCATAGTGCCAAGAAGTCCATTTAGAAAGAGATTCAGTGAGCATGCAATCTGTTTAAAAACTGGGAAATGTTCAATTTCTGGACGCTTAAAAATTGGACATGTGATTATATAATAAAATTTCAGACAGTCAAGTTAATATGAACAAACAACGTATTTCATTTTTGCATTTTGTCATTATCGCCGCAATATTGAACTGCAAGAAAGCATTGTAAAGACGGAAATGAATCAGAATGGAGTAACCCCTTAATCCTAGGCTccggaagagaaaaaaaaaaaaagacaataaaAGAACCACGTAAGCTTCTTGCATCCTAAGACTGCGAAATCTATTATCGAATTTGCGATATTCCCTGTCAGAGAATGTAGATTCACACAAAAATTAATTGTACAGATTAAGGATAAAAATTACACAAAGCAACACCTATGATACATGGGACATCCGACAAAGGTTTCTGATTTTATATATCTCACCACATAAAACCCTCTTGTACTCTTGATTAAGAAAGAAAGGGAACCAAGGAGCCATAGCAAAAAATATTGAAGAATTAATGACAAAAATAGCCATCTTTGACAAACCATGACCTTTTTTTTACTAGTACCTATGCTCAATTTACACGGGGTGGGTGAACCCAGAATGCAGCTTCTAGCTTTTGTCAAAGCAAACCTAGCAGCGGCTACCAACCTTGCACATTACCTTTTTATCTTCTCGACGGTTTGCTGATTGAGCAGTGAGAACCAAAACCAGGAAAGCCAAGCTTTCTGCTGCAGGGATGAAGACCAAAAGCCCAGGGCCTCCCGTAAATCGCATCATGCTATGTACAGAGCACTAAAACAAGGCGATAGCACGAACCGGTAAGGCACAAATAATAAGGACATTTTTAATGATCACTATATCCAAGCGAGCGAACCTCGGTCATTTGTTACTTGGGGACGGCCTCTAGTTGGCGTTGGTGGTCTGTTGGCATTCAACTCCtatacaataatatataaaaatattactttaatCACCATTATACCATGTAAGAAATTGACCACAGTAAGAAATTCATCTAGCCGCCTTCATGTATATTTGATAGGTGCAGTACGTTAAATTACACAGCACCACAATTCAATTGAGAACAATTATTGGAGTACCTGCATCCATGTATCTTCAATATGCCGCTCAGGTGATGTCTCCGGTGAAGACATCGCTGGTGGTAATGGATGAATTAATTTAGGAACCACAACAAGGTCCCTACCCAAAACTAATATTGCCCCAGCATTGTTTGCAGTGCCTAAAGAAACAAGGACGTGCCAAAATCAGAAGCAAATATATAGAGAGCAAACAGTAATTTAGAAGTCAGCAATATATACCACAATAATTTGTAGCTGAGAAAAGCGTGATCAGATGTCCTTGGGCGAAACGTTCAAACCCATCCATGACACATTCATGTGCACGGACAATCAGCTGAAGATCATTGTTATTGCAAAATTCTATGACACGATCAGGCTGCAGTCCAAACACCATTTACATGAGCATAATAACACAGGTATGTGATGATTGATCAGAAAAGCATAAATATCCTTAAATTACTTTAAAGTTTCTAGAATAATGAAGCAATTTTCATAAGCATTTTAGATTTATCATTTTCTCATgcaaaaaagtaatttttttaagtAAATGATTACCATAGTGATCATCTAAAACCTTTTGAACTACCAAAAGGCCatatagaattaaaaaaaaaaaagaaagaaaagaaaaatcaatcaTTTGCAAGATAATAAGTACTCACCCCAAAAGTAACCAATCCAGGACCTCTTGCATTTGGCCGTAGTCCTTCCACACTATCATTCTCTGTAGGATCAGACCTAGAGAAACATTTCATGCTCTTATCATCCAAAAGGAAACCCAGTAAATTGTCTCATACAATAGCACACAAATGAACTAACCACAATAGATCCATCAGCACAATTGACCCTGCTTCCATTGGAATTGGACGTTGAATGTTCTCAATCTGCTCCACGTGATTTATTGAACGACCAATACCACCATGCATGCAAATAATCTTTTTCTCAATTAAAGCCGCCAGAGGCAGCCAATTAAACAGACGGTTCACCCGATGCCATGTCCAAATTCCATCTCTCTCACCCTGATAAGCAACTAACACCATTGGTTGATGTGCCAATACCATAGATAAATTAGGGAGGAAAAGCTTGGCACTTAAAATTCCTTACCATCCTTTCAATGCACTCAATTCGGAAGCCAAAAAGAGCATTAATATCTGCAGCTTCATGGTTTCCA
The DNA window shown above is from Arachis ipaensis cultivar K30076 chromosome B08, Araip1.1, whole genome shotgun sequence and carries:
- the LOC107612669 gene encoding J domain-containing protein spf31 isoform X1 gives rise to the protein MGETASAAASTVDDDLLLKNFFAEVSEAERDNEVARILSCFKLNPFEYLKLPFDSSPDDVKKQYRKLSLMVHPDKCKHPQAKEAFGALAKAQQLLLDQNERDYLLSQVNSAKEELRAKRKKQLKKDTASKIKSLVEEGKYDKQYEQSEEFQKELKIKVRELLTEQEWRRRKMQMRISEEEGRLKKDEEEQKEMWKRKREHEEEWEGTREQRVSSWRDFMKGGKKNKKGELRPPKLKTEDPNKSYVQRPVKRG
- the LOC107612669 gene encoding dnaJ homolog subfamily C member 8 isoform X2, with translation MGETASAAASTVDDDLLLKNFFAEVSEAERDNEVARILSCFKLNPFEYLKLPFDSSPDDVKKQYRKLSLMVHPDKCKHPQAKEAFGALAKAQQLLLDQNERDYLLSQVNSAKEELRAKRKKQLKKDTASKIKSLVEEGKYDKQYEQSEEFQKELKIKVRELLTEQEWRRRKMQMRISEEEGRLKKDEEEQKEMWKRKREHEEEWEGTREQRKKI